CAACGGCCATTTTGTCCCGCGGGACCGGCCTTGTCCCGAACTGGCGGCACGAGGGGGTCGTTACAAGGAAAACGAACAGCAGAGGATATACGAATTTCAAAGCGTTACCGAACATAACGGAATCCCGTCTTTCAGTATATGCGGAGAGAAGAGGAAAAGCAATAACCGGACGCCATGATAAAACGGCTGCCGGTAATCCCACGAAAGTGTCATTTATCCGTGAATATCATACCGTGTTTTTAATAAAGTGAGAATTTTTCTATTTTATCTTTTACGGCGGTGGCGGGAGATAATATTTCAATCACGATATCCGGCGCACCGAGACACCCTTTCTCATCCAGCTTTCCCGAATCACATATAACAACAAGGTCCGGCTGGACGACCGTTTATATTTCCTTTTCCGATTCGCCTTCTTCAGGCAGACGGACGTCAAAAGGGGCGAAGTAAATTGTGCATGATTTGTTCTTGAGGAATTGCGCGATTTGCATTCCTATTTCCCTCAGAATATCCCGGTGCCTTCTGGATGGTGCGTGGGACATATTATAAGCCTCGCTATCGATGAGTTCCCACCGTTCATTGTCGGGCCAGTCCACATAATCCGCATAGGTATAGTGATGATGAGATTTTTTAAGGGCACCGACATGATAGAGCCATTATACGTTAAAGATCGGAAAGAGTCAAGGATTGCCCCATTGATGCAGGTACCGGCTACATGTTC
The sequence above is drawn from the Spirochaetales bacterium genome and encodes:
- a CDS encoding Uma2 family endonuclease, with amino-acid sequence MCDSGKLDEKGCLGAPDIVIEILSPATAVKDKIEKFSLY
- a CDS encoding Uma2 family endonuclease, with translation MDWPDNERWELIDSEAYNMSHAPSRRHRDILREIGMQIAQFLKNKSCTIYFAPFDVRLPEEGESEKEI